A window of Solanum stenotomum isolate F172 chromosome 3, ASM1918654v1, whole genome shotgun sequence contains these coding sequences:
- the LOC125859057 gene encoding uncharacterized protein LOC125859057, which yields MDYSKLNKWTLRDHFPMPFMDQMLDRLASKGWYCFLDGYSGYNQQSIAPKDQEKTTFACPYGTFAFKRMPFGLCNAPATFQRCMMSIFSDMVEDTLEGFTERFEESNLVLNWEKCHFMVKEGIALGHKVSQKGIEVDKSKIKVIKELPPPICVKGVRSFLGHTRFYRRFIKDFSKIAHPMCKILEKGVKFVFDGACLKAFECLKEKLISALVIIGPDWAEPFEVMCDASGTALGVVLGHKCNKMFFSTYYASKTLNGAQRNYIVTAQELLKSSELICWALRRGCENQVADHLSRLEAAKKEELELERDDTFPDEQVLAATLDLIPWFSDYANFLVSDLMSEGLTYSKGKAKILHILEACHSSPVGGHDGGARTAHKILQCGYYWPTIHQDAVDIVRSCDVYQRQGAISQCHELPMTPILEVDLLNVWGIDFMGPFVISYGKKYILVVVDYVSKWVEVVTLPKNDGKSVVGFCKRTSSQGLEHLEPLSVMVGLTSATRLRLFLGKPRSKWSGPFKVTQVFQSSVIELENDKGERFKANGQRIKAYMGVPDDVNIVEECKLDEV from the exons ATGGACTACAGTAAGCTGAACAAGTGGACTTTGAGGGATCATTTCCCCATGCCTTTCATGGACCAAATGCTTGACAGGTTGGCAAGTAAAGGATGGTATTGTTTCTTAGATGGATACTCTGGCTACAACCAGCAATCAATTGCACCTAAAGATCAGGAAAAGACAACCTTCGCATGTCCTTATGGCACCTTTGCGTTTAAACGCATGCCATTTGGACTATGTAATGCACCAGCCACATTTCAAAGGTGTATGATGTCCATCTTTTCAGACATGGTTGAGGACACTCTAGAG GGCTTTACAGAGAGATTTGAGGAATCCAACTTagtgctaaattgggagaagtgccacttcATGGTAAAAGAGGGCATAGCCCTTGGACACAAGGTGTCACAAAAAGGAATTGAGGTCGACAAGTCTAAGATTAAGGTGATTAAAGAATTACCTCCGCCAATTTGTGTGAAGGGTGTTCGAAGCTTCCTAGGACACACCAGATTTTATAGGCGtttcatcaaagacttctccaaaattgcacaccccATGTGCAAGATTTTAGAGAAGGGGGTGAAATTTGTCTTTGATGGGGCATGCCTTAAAGCTTTTGAGTGCCTAAAAGAGAAGCTGATTTCAGCACTAGTGATTATTGGCCCAGACTGGGCAGAGCCGTTTGAGGTGATGTGTGATGCTAGTGGGACTGCGTTAGGAGTTGTGTTGGGACATAAGTGCAACAAGATGTTCTTTTCGACTTACTATGCAAGTAAGACGCTAAATGGGGCACAGCGAAACTACATAGTCACTGCGCAGGAACTTTTGAAAAGTTCAGAGCTTATATGCTGGGCACTAAG GAGAGGTTGTGAGAACCAGGTAGCTGATCACCTGTCTAGGTTGGAAGCTGCAAAGAAGGAAGAACTTGAGCTCGAGAGAGATGACACATTCCCGGATGAGCAGGTATTAGCTGCTACTCTTGACCTTATTCCTTGGTTTTCTGACTATGCTAATTTTCTGGTTAGTGATTTGATGTCGGAGGGGCTAACATATAGCAAAGGAAAAG CCAAAATATTGCACATTTTGGAGGCCTGTCACTCATCTCCAGTTGGTGGTCATGATGGTGGTGCTCGAACAGCCCACAAAATACttcagtgtgggtactactggcccaCAATTCATCAAGATGCAGTGGACATAGTAAGGAGTTGTGATGTGTACCAGCGGCAAGGAGCCATCTCTCAGTGTCATGAGTTACCCATGACACCTATTCTGGAGGTGGATTTGCTTAATGTGTGGGGTATTGACTTCATGGGCCCCTTTGTGATTTCATATGGAAAGAAATATATACTGGTGGTTGTGGACTATGTGTCCAAATGGGTTGAAGTTGTCACGTTACCTAAGAATGATGGAAAGAGTGTAGTTGGGTTCTGTAAAAGAACATCTTCTCAAGGTTTGGAACACCTAGAGCCATTATCAGTAATGGTGGGTCTCACTTCTGCAACAAG ACTGCGTCTGTTTCTAGGAAAACCGAGGTCTAAATGGTCTGGACCTTTTAAGGTCACACAGGTATTTCAATCTAGTGTTATTGAGCTAGAGAATGATAAAGGCGAGAGGTTCAAAGCCAATGGCCAGAGAATCAAGGCATATATGGGTGTCCCTGATGATGTAAATATTGTCGAGGAATGCaaacttgatgaagtctga
- the LOC125859056 gene encoding uncharacterized protein LOC125859056, giving the protein MAKVLQKVESIDAGVKEMRGDFSSMSQLVDSHTTSIKQIEQQLGQLSTSLNQRKNGSLSSDTIQNPKKDRHCIANATRSGKVLSDPISAGTKYEQILEQASREEDETIQVDDLEEAQQAQPKAPPVRGKEKEVQENLPLQQIPRPPPPFPQRLKKKAEDGKFTKFITMLKQLSVNIPLVEALEHIPRYAKFIKDLVTKKRAVSHDFSNNGHHCSAIATRSLVQKKEDPGAFTIPCTIG; this is encoded by the coding sequence ATGGCTAAGGTACTTCAGAAGGTTGAGTCAATCGATGCAGGGGTGAAAGAAATGAGAGGTGACTTCTCGAGCATGAGTCAGTTGGTGGACTCTCACACCACCTCCATTAAACAAATAGAGCAGCAGTTGGGGCAACTCTCAACCTCACTAAATCAGAGAAAGAATGGATCACTATCAAGTGATACCATTCAAAATCCGAAGAAGGACAGACACTGCATAGCCAACGCAACCAGGAGTGGTAAAGTTCTTTCTGACCCTATTTCTGCAGGTACCAAGTATGAACAGATCTTGGAGCAAGCTAGTAGAGAGGAGGATGAGACTATACAGGTAGATGATCTGGAGGAGGCTCAACAAGCTCAACCTAAAGCACCACCTGTgagaggaaaagagaaagaggtTCAGGAAAACCTGCCATTACAGCAGATTCCCAGACCACCTCCTCCTTTCCCTCAAAGGCTCAAAAAGAAAGCTGAAGATGGAAAGTTTACGAAATTCATCACCATGTTGAAACAACTTTCAGTAAACATTCCATTGGTAGAAGCTCTAGAGCATATTCCAAGATATGCCAAGTTCATAAAAGACTTGGTTACCAAAAAAAGAGCCGTAAGTCATGATTTTTCTAATAATGGTCATCATTGCAGTGCCATTGCTACTAGATCTCTGGTTCAGAAAAAGGAGGATCCAGGTGCATTCACGATACCATGCACCATTGGGTAA